In Blastopirellula sp. J2-11, a single genomic region encodes these proteins:
- the trxA gene encoding thioredoxin → MAKEFNEANFETEVLQSTEPVLVDFWAPWCGPCRQLAPVIDQLSQEYESGAKVGKVDTDQNPGLARKYGIQSIPTVMIFKDGEVVSQFMGVQPKSKLQEAIDSAKS, encoded by the coding sequence ATGGCGAAGGAATTTAACGAAGCAAACTTCGAGACGGAAGTACTGCAGTCGACCGAGCCGGTTCTCGTTGACTTTTGGGCGCCTTGGTGCGGCCCCTGCCGTCAGCTCGCCCCGGTCATCGATCAACTAAGCCAGGAATATGAAAGCGGCGCCAAGGTCGGCAAGGTCGATACCGACCAGAACCCGGGCTTGGCTCGCAAGTACGGCATCCAAAGCATTCCCACGGTCATGATCTTCAAAGACGGCGAAGTCGTCTCGCAATTCATGGGCGTGCAGCCGAAATCGAAACTGCAAGAAGCGATCGACAGCGCCAAGAGCTAA
- the arsC gene encoding arsenate reductase (glutaredoxin) (This arsenate reductase requires both glutathione and glutaredoxin to convert arsenate to arsenite, after which the efflux transporter formed by ArsA and ArsB can extrude the arsenite from the cell, providing resistance.), translated as MAAQVTIYHNPRCQKSRQTLQLLRSHGVEPKIVEYLKTPPDARSLAKLVQQLGGRASDLVRDKDWRKLGLPQLEDPQQIFQALAERPELIERPIVVSGGKARLGRPPENVLELL; from the coding sequence ATGGCTGCCCAGGTTACGATCTATCACAATCCCCGCTGCCAAAAGAGCCGTCAAACGCTCCAACTCCTGCGCTCGCATGGAGTTGAGCCCAAGATCGTCGAGTATCTGAAGACGCCGCCCGATGCACGGTCGCTAGCAAAGTTGGTCCAACAGCTAGGGGGGCGAGCAAGCGATCTGGTCCGCGATAAAGATTGGAGAAAACTCGGATTGCCGCAACTCGAGGATCCTCAACAGATCTTCCAGGCATTAGCGGAACGCCCGGAGCTGATTGAGCGTCCGATTGTTGTCAGCGGCGGAAAGGCCCGACTCGGCCGTCCCCCCGAGAATGTCCTGGAATTGCTGTAG
- a CDS encoding stage 0 sporulation family protein — MADYVVRYGSMRLLGVFSARAKDEFQRDESVIVRTKRGLEHGAVLCAATDQAVEMLPDPTRGHILRGMTTEDEGEITHLRDNASREFDLCRKFVEQLKLEMQLVDIEHLFGGERIVIYYLAENRVDFRDLVKLLAAEFHTRIEMRQIGVRDEAKLLADYGDCGKPVCCNTHLSEMPPVSMKMAKLQKATLDPTKISGRCGRLKCCLRYEYDTYEELQRELPPIGSEVVTRDGRGKVINQEILASQVLLRMEDNRTILVDAAEVLSVVKAAPPQAKKRRKSDRSENSPQNKSSEPPSADDAPASS, encoded by the coding sequence ATGGCTGATTACGTTGTCCGTTACGGGTCGATGCGTCTCTTGGGCGTATTTTCGGCTCGAGCGAAAGACGAGTTTCAACGAGATGAGTCGGTCATCGTGCGCACCAAGCGCGGTCTGGAACATGGCGCAGTCCTTTGTGCGGCGACCGATCAAGCGGTCGAAATGCTCCCCGATCCGACGCGCGGCCATATCTTGCGCGGGATGACCACCGAAGACGAAGGCGAAATCACGCACCTGCGAGACAATGCGTCGCGCGAGTTTGACCTGTGCCGCAAGTTTGTCGAGCAACTGAAGTTAGAAATGCAGTTGGTCGATATCGAGCATCTGTTCGGCGGCGAGCGGATCGTGATTTATTACCTGGCCGAAAATCGCGTCGACTTTCGTGATCTGGTCAAGCTGCTGGCGGCCGAGTTTCATACTCGGATCGAAATGCGGCAGATCGGCGTCCGCGACGAAGCAAAGCTGCTGGCCGACTATGGCGACTGCGGCAAACCAGTTTGTTGCAACACGCATTTATCCGAGATGCCGCCGGTCTCGATGAAGATGGCCAAGCTGCAAAAAGCGACGCTCGATCCGACGAAGATCAGCGGGCGTTGCGGGCGCCTCAAATGTTGTCTCCGTTACGAGTACGATACGTATGAAGAGTTGCAGCGCGAGTTGCCGCCGATCGGCTCAGAAGTCGTGACCCGCGATGGTCGCGGCAAAGTGATCAATCAAGAGATCTTGGCCAGCCAAGTTTTGTTGCGAATGGAAGACAATCGCACGATTCTGGTCGATGCGGCCGAAGTATTGTCGGTGGTGAAAGCAGCGCCTCCTCAAGCCAAAAAACGCCGAAAATCAGACCGCAGCGAAAATTCGCCGCAAAATAAAAGTAGCGAGCCGCCGTCAGCCGATGATGCGCCTGCATCCTCGTAG
- a CDS encoding Minf_1886 family protein, translated as MTDETYSDFMRMLKEDPRFKLEAYQFVREALSFGQNLFELEEDDDDEEELDLDEEMILDEEEFDDEEDDVEWSEPERHLTGQMLCEAIRNFAQQQYGLMAKTVLNSWGIETTGHFGDIVYNLIEIGMMKKSPQDRREDFDDVYDFDAAFVRDFRIEVSEESSPR; from the coding sequence ATGACAGACGAAACTTATTCCGACTTTATGCGGATGCTGAAAGAGGATCCGCGATTTAAGCTGGAAGCGTACCAGTTTGTACGCGAAGCTTTGTCGTTCGGTCAGAACCTCTTCGAATTGGAAGAGGATGACGACGACGAAGAGGAGCTCGACCTCGACGAAGAAATGATTTTGGACGAAGAGGAATTCGATGACGAGGAAGATGACGTCGAGTGGAGCGAACCGGAACGTCACCTAACTGGGCAAATGCTGTGCGAAGCGATTCGCAACTTTGCCCAGCAACAATATGGCTTGATGGCTAAGACGGTGCTCAATAGTTGGGGAATCGAAACGACCGGGCACTTTGGCGATATTGTCTATAACCTGATCGAAATCGGCATGATGAAAAAGTCGCCGCAAGATCGTCGCGAAGACTTTGATGATGTCTATGATTTCGACGCCGCATTTGTCCGCGATTTTCGCATTGAAGTCTCTGAGGAATCTTCGCCGCGATGA
- the groES gene encoding co-chaperone GroES → MKIVPLGDNLVVKRLDAEETTAGGIVLPTAAQEKPKQGRVLSVGDGRLLVDGKRAPHDVKEGDRVLFSSWAGTEIKVGDQELLIMSEAEILAVLE, encoded by the coding sequence ATGAAGATCGTTCCCCTTGGTGATAACCTGGTGGTGAAACGTCTCGACGCCGAAGAGACGACCGCCGGCGGCATTGTGCTGCCCACCGCTGCTCAAGAGAAACCCAAACAAGGACGCGTACTGAGCGTCGGCGATGGGCGACTGTTGGTCGACGGCAAACGGGCGCCGCACGACGTCAAAGAAGGGGATCGCGTCTTGTTCTCCTCCTGGGCTGGAACCGAGATCAAAGTTGGAGATCAAGAACTGTTGATCATGAGCGAAGCCGAAATTTTGGCCGTGCTCGAATAA
- a CDS encoding prenyltransferase/squalene oxidase repeat-containing protein: MLALFTLRKGLLGRGLAFAALVAFTSPSLAADDDRAAYDKAITSAVNFLAAQQNEDGSFSDAAPIGVTGLCAAGILEHGRTADDPVVKKALTFLESNIKEDGGIYGEGSNHKNYETSLSVLAFAAANKDGRYDKLLASTDKFLKGIQWDASEEKEESDPFYGGAGYGGHKRPDLSNTAFMMEALKATGTGPDDEAMKKALVFVSRCQNLESEHNTSEFPAKNPDGGFYYTIAAGGSSQAGETPNGGLRSYASMTYAGLKSMIYAGLDKDDERVKAAVTWLGKHYTLDENPGMGQQGLFYYYVTCAKALDALGEEEFVTADGTKHPWRAELRAELLGRQQKNGSWVNETTRWMEGNPQLVTGYTLLAIKYAQPTAAK, from the coding sequence ATGCTTGCTCTTTTCACGCTCCGCAAAGGCCTACTTGGTCGGGGACTAGCGTTTGCTGCGCTAGTCGCATTCACGTCGCCTAGCTTGGCCGCCGACGACGATCGCGCCGCCTATGACAAAGCGATCACTTCGGCTGTCAATTTTCTGGCTGCTCAACAAAACGAGGATGGCTCGTTCAGCGACGCTGCGCCGATCGGAGTCACCGGACTGTGCGCGGCCGGAATTCTTGAACATGGCCGCACCGCCGATGATCCGGTGGTGAAGAAGGCCCTCACTTTCCTCGAATCGAACATCAAGGAAGATGGCGGCATCTACGGCGAAGGAAGCAACCACAAAAACTACGAAACGTCCTTGTCGGTTCTCGCCTTTGCGGCAGCCAACAAAGATGGCCGTTACGACAAGCTGCTCGCCAGCACCGATAAGTTCCTCAAAGGAATTCAGTGGGACGCTAGTGAAGAAAAAGAAGAATCGGATCCTTTTTACGGCGGCGCCGGATACGGCGGTCACAAACGACCTGACCTATCGAACACCGCGTTCATGATGGAAGCGCTGAAAGCGACCGGAACCGGCCCCGATGATGAAGCGATGAAAAAGGCGCTCGTCTTCGTCTCGCGATGTCAGAACCTCGAGTCGGAACATAACACGTCCGAGTTTCCGGCCAAGAACCCCGACGGCGGTTTCTACTACACCATCGCCGCCGGCGGTAGCAGCCAAGCCGGCGAAACACCCAACGGCGGTCTGCGCAGCTATGCGTCGATGACCTACGCCGGTCTGAAGAGCATGATCTACGCTGGTCTCGACAAAGATGACGAGCGCGTTAAAGCGGCCGTCACCTGGCTCGGCAAGCATTACACGCTGGACGAAAACCCCGGTATGGGCCAACAGGGATTGTTCTACTACTACGTCACTTGCGCCAAAGCGCTCGACGCTTTGGGCGAAGAAGAGTTTGTCACCGCCGACGGAACCAAACATCCGTGGCGCGCCGAACTACGTGCCGAACTGCTCGGCCGTCAACAGAAGAACGGCAGTTGGGTCAACGAAACGACTCGCTGGATGGAAGGCAATCCGCAATTGGTCACCGGCTATACGCTGTTGGCGATCAAATATGCTCAGCCGACCGCAGCGAAGTAA
- a CDS encoding TNT domain-containing protein encodes MTPTSRFHLHAIRYQKLAGIVCLLTIAASGVVCRPNLDQATSAQTPSDATIASQWRNPNGSIRWPPDEGFAGKPQEVKIAIGVQLERYGYPSGSFVAPVGEPAPELSMAPGTIDKPYYVYEVLKPLPALEGKAAPWFDQPGGGVQYDLVKPIEHWLTTGFLKTVKQAMHLEELARKLEASNVPADMVSLVGGLPNEAHCIEQVADGTWRTYYSERGRRSGLKSFETEEAACEDLYRKVMK; translated from the coding sequence ATGACCCCAACATCACGATTTCACCTCCACGCGATCCGGTATCAAAAACTTGCCGGTATCGTATGCCTGCTGACGATCGCTGCATCAGGCGTCGTCTGTCGTCCCAATCTCGATCAAGCGACGAGCGCGCAAACACCGTCCGACGCAACGATCGCTTCCCAGTGGCGCAATCCTAACGGCTCGATCCGTTGGCCTCCCGATGAAGGATTTGCAGGCAAGCCCCAAGAGGTGAAAATCGCGATCGGCGTCCAGTTAGAACGTTACGGTTATCCCAGCGGTTCGTTCGTAGCGCCGGTCGGAGAACCGGCGCCGGAACTCTCGATGGCGCCCGGCACGATCGACAAGCCATATTATGTTTACGAAGTGCTGAAACCGCTGCCGGCGCTGGAAGGGAAAGCGGCGCCCTGGTTTGATCAGCCCGGCGGCGGCGTGCAGTACGACCTGGTCAAGCCGATCGAACATTGGCTCACTACCGGCTTTCTGAAAACGGTGAAGCAAGCGATGCATCTAGAAGAGCTGGCGAGAAAATTGGAAGCGAGTAACGTGCCGGCCGACATGGTTTCGCTCGTCGGCGGTTTGCCCAACGAAGCGCATTGCATCGAACAAGTGGCCGATGGAACGTGGCGCACCTATTACAGCGAGCGCGGGCGACGCTCGGGGCTAAAGAGCTTTGAAACCGAAGAAGCGGCGTGTGAGGATCTGTATCGCAAAGTGATGAAATAG
- the scpB gene encoding SMC-Scp complex subunit ScpB: MQRLEAILFLAREPLSSRKLAQLANLADGTEARTLIRFLNRLYDAAHRAFRVEQSAGGFQLMTRPKFADWIRRLGNQPVASGLSSPAMETLAVVAYRQPVLRADVEAIRGVNCGEMLRQLMDRDLVKISGRSEELGRPYLYSTTRSFLRMFGLRNLDDLPRADDFRRPIGDWNTDETKTPSTESTAEGRAE, from the coding sequence ATGCAGCGATTGGAAGCGATTTTGTTTTTGGCGCGAGAACCCCTTTCCAGCCGCAAATTGGCCCAGCTCGCCAACTTGGCGGACGGAACTGAAGCTCGTACACTAATTCGTTTCCTAAATCGCCTGTATGACGCGGCGCATCGCGCTTTTCGCGTTGAACAGTCGGCCGGCGGTTTTCAGTTGATGACGCGACCCAAGTTCGCAGACTGGATTCGCCGATTGGGGAATCAACCGGTTGCGTCCGGGCTCAGCTCTCCTGCAATGGAGACGCTAGCGGTCGTCGCTTATCGTCAGCCTGTTTTGCGGGCTGATGTCGAAGCGATCCGCGGCGTGAATTGCGGAGAAATGCTGCGTCAGTTGATGGATCGCGACCTGGTGAAAATCAGCGGACGAAGCGAAGAGCTGGGACGCCCTTACCTGTACTCCACAACCCGATCATTCCTACGTATGTTTGGGTTACGGAATTTAGACGATTTGCCTCGAGCGGACGACTTTCGCCGTCCGATTGGGGATTGGAATACCGACGAAACTAAAACACCCAGTACTGAATCGACGGCCGAAGGCCGTGCGGAGTGA